A stretch of Microbulbifer bruguierae DNA encodes these proteins:
- a CDS encoding IS110 family RNA-guided transposase, translating into MTNQKLTKSRVNVGVDVGKWSLDICIHEKGLVWQVGNTPEGIRSIMNRLSRYHVERIVMEATGRYEFALAEAAYAKGLPVCVAKPTSVRKYAGAIEQLAKTDRIDAQVIAEYAAVIRPRVTPEKSKNLIAIKDLLAGRRQILSLRTQEINRRHIMDGGIKRPCRRLIKYFDVEIAWVEKRLEKLVEAESEWSEKRDILESAPGVGKTLAFTLLADMPELGSLTNKQASALVGVAPINRDSGKMRGKRRIQGGRASVRTTLYMATLSATQCNPAIKAFYKNLVAKGKHKKVALTACIRKFITILNAMIREKQAWCAT; encoded by the coding sequence ATGACAAACCAAAAGCTAACGAAGTCCAGGGTTAATGTCGGTGTCGATGTTGGGAAGTGGAGTTTGGATATCTGTATCCACGAGAAGGGTCTGGTATGGCAGGTGGGGAACACGCCAGAAGGCATACGTTCAATAATGAACCGTCTTTCACGATATCACGTTGAACGAATCGTTATGGAAGCGACCGGCAGATATGAATTCGCGCTGGCGGAAGCGGCCTATGCTAAGGGCTTACCGGTATGTGTGGCGAAGCCCACTTCAGTCAGGAAGTATGCTGGCGCTATAGAGCAACTGGCGAAGACAGATCGTATTGACGCTCAGGTAATTGCAGAGTATGCGGCAGTAATCAGGCCTCGCGTGACGCCTGAAAAAAGTAAAAATCTTATAGCGATCAAAGACTTACTTGCCGGGCGTCGTCAGATACTGAGTCTTCGGACTCAAGAAATCAATCGTCGACACATTATGGACGGTGGGATCAAGCGTCCCTGCCGCCGACTGATAAAGTACTTTGATGTTGAGATTGCTTGGGTCGAAAAGCGGCTTGAGAAGCTTGTCGAAGCGGAGTCGGAATGGTCAGAGAAGCGAGACATTCTGGAGTCCGCACCTGGCGTCGGGAAAACGCTTGCGTTTACCCTGTTAGCCGACATGCCAGAACTTGGCAGCCTGACGAATAAACAGGCATCTGCGCTCGTCGGGGTGGCACCGATCAATCGTGATAGCGGAAAGATGCGTGGGAAACGACGAATTCAGGGAGGCCGAGCTTCGGTCCGTACAACGCTATATATGGCGACACTGAGCGCAACTCAATGTAACCCAGCGATCAAGGCTTTCTACAAAAATTTAGTGGCTAAAGGGAAGCACAAGAAAGTTGCCTTGACCGCGTGTATACGGAAATTCATTACCATTCTGAATGCGATGATTCGAGAAAAACAAGCGTGGTGTGCAACTTAA